One Candidatus Woesearchaeota archaeon genomic window, CATCCTCTACAAGGCGCTGAAGGCGAAGCTTGGGCAGGGGAGGGAGCGCGCGGGTGAGCACGACGAGCTCGTCATTGATGGCGACGTGGACAAGGTCATCGTGATTGATCAAAGCCCTATTGGCAAGACGCCGCGGTCCAACCCTGCAACGTACACAAAGGTTTTTGATGAGATTCGGAGACTGTTCGCGAGTACGACTGAGGCGAAGGTGCGCGGGTACAAGCCAGGGCGGTTTAGCTTTAACCTGCCTGGCGGGCGGTGTGAGGCGTGCGAAGGTGACGGCCTCATTCGGATTGAGATGAATTTCTTGCCTGACGTGTACGTTGAGTGCGAGGAGTGCAAAGGTTTGCGCTATAATGAAGAGACACTGTCCGTTCGCTACAAGGAGAAGACCATTGCTGATGTGCTTTCAATGAGTGTGGAGGAAGCGTTGGGGTTGTTTAGGAACGTTCCTTCTGTTCGAACTAAACTTGAAACGCTTGCACGGGTAGGCTTGGAGTACATCACACTCGGTCAGCCTTCGACGACCCTGAGCGGGGGCGAGGCGCAGCGTATCAAGCTCACGCGCGAGCTTGCGAAGCGCGGGACGGGTAAGACTGTGTATTTGTTGGATGAGCCAACAACGGGCTTGCACTTCCACGATTGTAAAAAGCTCATAGCGGTTTTGCAGAGTTTGGTTGAGAAAGGAAATAGCGTTGTCGTCATTGAGCACAACCTTGATGTTATTAAGTCAGCGGATTACATCATCGACTTGGGGCCCGAGGGCGGTGATGGCGGAGGGCGCATCGTTGCGTCGGGGACGCCTGAAGCAGTGGCGAAGGTGAAGAGAAGCTACACTGGCGCGTACTTGGCGCCGCTTCTGAGAGAATGAATCGTTTGAGAACATGAAACAAAAGAGTGATCGGGGCAGCTGGAGTGTGCAAGACAAGGTTAGGCTCTTGCCAGACAAGCCCGGGTGCTATTTGTTCAAGGACAGGCAAGGCGTTATTATCTACGTTGGAAAGGCCAAGAGCCTCAAAAAGCGTGTTTCGTCGTATTTCTCTAGTCGAATGCTCGACCCAAAGACGCAAGCATTGATTTCCTCCATTGTCGATGTTGACTTCATCGTCACCAACAGCGAGGTTGAAGCGTTGCTTCTTGAGGAGACCTTGATTAAGCGCCATCAGCCAAAGTACAATATTGACTTAAAGGATTCTAAGCGTTACGCCTTCATTCAGGTGACGAACGAGCCCTTTCCTCGCCTCGTCACTGCGAGGAAAAAGGAAGGTAACGGGATTTTCATTGGCCCCTTTGTGTCGGGGTTTGACCGGTTACGTATCATGCAGGCAATTAATCGCGCTTGCAAGCTTCGCACGTGCAAGAAACTTCCTAAGCGTGCCTGCCTTCGCTTCCACGTGGGGCTTTGCAGCGCGCCGTGCATTGGCAAAATCTCGGAGGAAGAGTACAGGAAGAGTGTTCGGCTTGCTGAGAGTATTTTGCGCGGGGACGTGAAGAAGCTCTTGCCGAAACTCGAGGTTGAGATGAAAGAGCATGCCAGAGCGCTCCGTTTTGAGAAGGCAATGCTCATTCGAGACCAAATCGCGGCGGTGCATGCGTTAGAAGAGCGGCAGGTGATGCAACGCGCAACACCGTACGATGAAGACATTGTTAATTTTGTCGTGGACAAGGGCGTTGTTCATTTAGCATTGTTCCACGTGCATAAGGGAACATTGACAGGCAAGCAGAGTTTTGAGTTCGCATACAAAGACTCGTTCTTAGAGGAGTTCTTGGTGCAGTATTACAGCGAAGCTCGTGTGCCGAAGGTGTTGGTCGTTCCGCAAAGGGTTGGTGGGGCTTTGGAAGAGCACCTTTCGAGAAAGAGGGGCGGCACGGTGATTGTTTCTGTTCCGAGGGCGGGGGAGAAGAAGGTTTTGCTCGGGCTCGTCAGGAAAAACATCGAGCTCTCTGTTTTCAGAAACAAAAAGGCTCTTGAGGCGTTGCAGAAAGAGTTGAGCTTGGGAGAAGTCCCTTCCGTTATTGAGTGTTTTGACATCTCGCACATGAGTGGAGCATCAACCGTTGGTTCAATGGTTCATTTCAGGTTTGGATTGCCGGACAAGTCGCAGTACCGCAGATTTCGCATACGGTCTGTCGAAGGCGTTGATGACGTTCGGTCCATTGCCGAAGTCGTGAAGAGAAGGTATGCCAGGCTCAAGAAAGAAGCTGCAGCACTCCCCAATCTTATTGTGATTGACGGAGGAAAAGCTCAATTGGGTGCGGCGCTGGCCTCCCTCAAGGAGCTTGGTCTTCGCGTCCCGGTCGTTGGCTTGGCGAAGCGTTATGAAGAAGTGTACGTTCCTGGTTTGAGGAATCCTTTGCGTCTTGAGCGGAGAAGCGAAGCGTTGAAGCTGCTGCAGCGCGTGAGGGATGAGGCGCACAGGTTCGCACACGCCTACAACGCTTTGCTGAGAAAAAAAGCGCTTGTTGGAAGTGGCGCCTCGCGCACGACCCCAAAAAAAGCAGTTGTTAGTCGAAAAAAAACAAAAAACAAGAGCGTCTTGAAAAAAACAGGAGATGAGATCTCTTAGGGAGTGATTATGAAAAAGAGCGGTTTGAACAAGAAAAAGACGCGGGTTGAGCGAGAAGGAGTTCTTGGAGGTTCTCCGTTTGAACTGGTAACGAACTTGCGGCCGCGCGGTTCTCAGCCACAG contains:
- a CDS encoding excinuclease ABC subunit C — its product is MKQKSDRGSWSVQDKVRLLPDKPGCYLFKDRQGVIIYVGKAKSLKKRVSSYFSSRMLDPKTQALISSIVDVDFIVTNSEVEALLLEETLIKRHQPKYNIDLKDSKRYAFIQVTNEPFPRLVTARKKEGNGIFIGPFVSGFDRLRIMQAINRACKLRTCKKLPKRACLRFHVGLCSAPCIGKISEEEYRKSVRLAESILRGDVKKLLPKLEVEMKEHARALRFEKAMLIRDQIAAVHALEERQVMQRATPYDEDIVNFVVDKGVVHLALFHVHKGTLTGKQSFEFAYKDSFLEEFLVQYYSEARVPKVLVVPQRVGGALEEHLSRKRGGTVIVSVPRAGEKKVLLGLVRKNIELSVFRNKKALEALQKELSLGEVPSVIECFDISHMSGASTVGSMVHFRFGLPDKSQYRRFRIRSVEGVDDVRSIAEVVKRRYARLKKEAAALPNLIVIDGGKAQLGAALASLKELGLRVPVVGLAKRYEEVYVPGLRNPLRLERRSEALKLLQRVRDEAHRFAHAYNALLRKKALVGSGASRTTPKKAVVSRKKTKNKSVLKKTGDEIS